A genomic window from Flavobacterium sp. I3-2 includes:
- a CDS encoding outer membrane beta-barrel protein codes for MKNKINIIVSCCAALLLVNAAQAQELQIEAGGRFIQQTSNNGFPLATNSEGYSFGLGYSYYLNSNFSIGLGVSFLKADLNYIGNSLKGSYAEEDIEGDTFEFRYSGDYYSETVKQEVLQIPLTIQYETKGIVSWYLRTGVIYGIQTGKSKYKLNWRDLKTSGYYPQWDAELNGPDFIGFGEHESLSRKGTVKLQNSFSWMIETGVKQQLASNNYMYFGVFFELGLNDIRPEGNTDNEMITFTNNINEPLQYHSVLEQKSYQDKKLTTYMIGLKIKYGFNFK; via the coding sequence TTGAAAAATAAAATAAATATTATAGTTAGTTGCTGTGCTGCGTTACTTTTGGTAAACGCAGCTCAAGCACAAGAATTACAAATAGAAGCAGGAGGAAGATTTATTCAACAAACTTCAAACAATGGCTTTCCTTTAGCAACAAATTCTGAAGGTTATTCTTTTGGATTAGGCTACAGTTATTATCTGAATTCTAATTTTAGCATCGGTCTTGGGGTTTCTTTTTTAAAGGCTGATTTAAATTATATTGGAAATTCTTTAAAAGGTTCTTATGCAGAAGAAGATATCGAAGGTGATACTTTTGAGTTTAGATATTCAGGTGATTATTACTCAGAAACGGTGAAACAAGAAGTATTGCAAATTCCTTTAACCATTCAGTACGAAACCAAAGGTATTGTAAGTTGGTATTTACGTACAGGAGTTATTTATGGTATTCAAACAGGTAAGTCTAAGTATAAGCTAAACTGGAGAGATTTGAAAACTTCTGGATATTATCCGCAATGGGACGCCGAATTAAACGGGCCAGATTTTATCGGATTTGGAGAGCATGAAAGTTTAAGTCGCAAAGGAACTGTTAAATTACAAAATAGTTTTTCATGGATGATAGAAACAGGTGTAAAACAACAATTAGCGTCTAATAACTATATGTATTTTGGTGTGTTTTTTGAATTGGGACTTAATGACATACGTCCAGAAGGTAACACAGATAATGAAATGATTACATTCACCAATAACATTAACGAACCTTTACAGTATCATAGTGTTTTAGAACAAAAATCGTATCAAGATAAAAAGCTAACCACTTATATGATTGGTTTGAAAATTAAATATGGATTTAATTTTAAATAG